From one Lycium barbarum isolate Lr01 chromosome 6, ASM1917538v2, whole genome shotgun sequence genomic stretch:
- the LOC132645453 gene encoding RING-H2 finger protein ATL22-like, with translation MRSPNMMGILSLFFFLVLHNHSVLSTTQNFSLNISICGNLTIQDPFQLQSQNTQQNPNYNSFSLRCTDQGNILLNHPFSGGFLVQEINYSTRELKLQIPSDCLPRKLLHLNHFSSPFSASSSKNYTFSLLSDFHGDLRLSWDVHLDRETSNPNVPRKDRTSRKEIILIFFVGVSLILPSLLCLVCVSCRIFLELSHRRQVAAAAAAEAATARLATVPMIVIEGLDESTIQSYPKVVLGESRRIPGLNVMTCAICLGEYSAGETVRCIPECEHCFHVECVDKWLKMNSTCPVCRNSLHS, from the exons ATGAGATCACCTAATATGATGGGCATTTTGagtctcttcttctttcttgttcTCCATAATCATTCTGTCCTTAGTACTACACAAAATTTCTCTTTAAACATTTCTATTTGTGGGAATCTCACCATACAAGACCCTTTCCAACTACAATCCCAAAACACTCAACAAAATCCAAACTATAATAGCTTTTCCCTAAGGTGCACTGATCAAGGCAATATACTACTAAATCATCCTTTTTCAGGAGGTTTTCTTGTACAAGAAATCAATTACTCCACTAGAGAGCTCAAACTCCAAATTCCCTCTGATTGTCTTCCAAGAAAGCTTCTACATTTAAACCATTTTTCTTCTCCGTTTTCGGCTTCTTCTTCTAAGAATTACACCTTCTCCTTGTTATCTGATTTTCATGGAGATCTTCGATTATCATGGGATGTTCATCTTGACAGAGAAACCAGCAACCCCAATGTTCCAAGAAAAG ATAGGACTTCACGTAAAGAAATAATCTTGATATTTTTCGTGGGTGTATCCCTCATTTTACCATCCCTTCTCTGCTTAGTCTGTGTATCATGCCGAATTTTTCTCGAACTAAGCCATCGCCGCCAAGTCGCTGCTGCTGCCGCTGCAGAAGCAGCCACAGCAAGGTTAGCAACAGTGCCTATGATTGTGATTGAAGGGCTTGATGAATCAACGATTCAATCCTATCCAAAAGTGGTTCTTGGTGAAAGCAGGCGAATTCCGGGACTAAACGTTATGACTTGCGCAATATGCTTAGGTGAGTATAGTGCTGGAGAAACAGTGAGATGCATACCTGAATGTGAACATTGCTTCCATGTTGAATGTGTTGATAAATGGTTGAAGATGAATAGCACTTGCCCTGTTTGCCGAAATTCTCTTCATTCATGA